A single genomic interval of Nonomuraea rubra harbors:
- a CDS encoding ABC transporter permease: MRTALFRTLVLVVLVLLWEAATRLAANPFFPPPSTIVSRMHAMWFSGPVTRGFLTDLAVGNILPSLGRMALGFAGGALAGVVLGLAVGLSARVYDYLDGVLQFLRAIPPPALVTVFLVLFGFGLRMQLAFIMFSIVWPVLLNTADGARSVEPLHLDTCQAFRLSRGERLLRVVLPSALPKMFAGLRLALSLSLIVMVFSELLPGTTNGIGFQITDAYSTFDLPAMWAGIVLLGVLGYLLNELFLVVERRVLGWHHAAQQLVD; the protein is encoded by the coding sequence ATGCGGACCGCCCTGTTCCGGACGCTGGTGCTGGTGGTGCTCGTCCTGCTCTGGGAGGCCGCCACCCGGCTGGCGGCCAATCCGTTCTTCCCTCCGCCGAGCACGATCGTGAGCCGGATGCACGCGATGTGGTTCTCCGGCCCCGTCACCCGAGGGTTCCTCACGGACCTGGCCGTCGGCAACATCCTGCCGAGCCTCGGCAGGATGGCGCTCGGGTTCGCGGGGGGCGCGCTGGCCGGGGTCGTGCTCGGGCTGGCGGTGGGGTTGTCGGCGCGGGTGTACGACTATCTCGACGGGGTGCTGCAGTTCCTGCGCGCCATCCCGCCGCCCGCGCTGGTGACCGTCTTCCTGGTGCTGTTCGGGTTCGGGCTGCGGATGCAGCTCGCGTTCATCATGTTCAGCATCGTGTGGCCGGTGCTGCTCAACACCGCCGACGGGGCCCGCTCCGTGGAGCCGCTGCACCTGGACACCTGCCAGGCGTTCCGGCTGTCGCGCGGCGAGCGGCTCCTCCGCGTGGTGCTGCCCTCCGCGCTGCCCAAGATGTTCGCCGGGCTGCGGCTGGCCCTGTCGCTCTCCCTGATCGTCATGGTCTTCTCCGAGCTGCTGCCCGGCACCACGAACGGCATCGGCTTCCAGATCACCGACGCGTACTCGACCTTCGACCTGCCCGCCATGTGGGCCGGAATCGTGCTGCTCGGCGTGCTGGGTTACCTGCTCAACGAGCTGTTCCTGGTCGTCGAGCGCCGCGTGCTCGGCTGGCACCACGCCGCCCAGCAACTGGTCGACTAG
- a CDS encoding GTP-binding protein: protein MDFAGSSPGLTSTKIVVAGGFGVGKTTFVGAVSEIMPLTTEAVMTDASAGIDDLGMTPLKSTTTVAMDFGRVSLDRDLILYLFGTPGQHRFWFMWDDLVRGAIGAVVLVDTRRLADSFPAIDYFEEAQLPFVVGINGWDGQYPHSDSEVRDALTLAPHIPMVRLDARKKDSVKNALIQLVEHALTVRMAVPGWGG from the coding sequence GTGGACTTCGCAGGCTCTAGCCCCGGCCTCACCTCGACGAAGATCGTGGTGGCTGGAGGTTTCGGGGTGGGCAAGACGACGTTCGTGGGAGCGGTGTCGGAGATCATGCCGTTGACGACGGAGGCCGTCATGACGGACGCCTCCGCCGGGATCGACGACCTCGGCATGACACCGCTGAAGTCGACCACGACCGTCGCCATGGACTTCGGCCGGGTCTCCCTGGACCGTGACCTGATCCTGTACCTGTTCGGCACCCCCGGGCAGCACCGGTTCTGGTTCATGTGGGACGACCTGGTCCGCGGTGCCATCGGCGCGGTCGTGCTGGTCGACACCCGTCGTCTCGCCGACAGTTTCCCCGCCATCGACTACTTCGAGGAGGCGCAGCTGCCGTTCGTGGTGGGCATCAACGGCTGGGACGGTCAGTATCCGCACAGCGACTCCGAGGTGCGCGACGCGTTGACGCTGGCGCCGCACATCCCGATGGTCCGCCTGGACGCCCGCAAGAAGGACTCGGTCAAGAACGCGCTGATCCAGCTGGTCGAGCACGCGCTGACGGTACGGATGGCGGTCCCCGGCTGGGGCGGCTGA
- a CDS encoding ABC transporter substrate-binding protein, producing MRLGRSARAAIIGFALTLGAAACSTGTETTASAPPSAAAAGAGAGLEKTKLKIATLPAIDSAAIYVAIDQGLFEQEGLDVTPEVVQAAPEAIPMMVKGEIDAMFGNYVSMFAAHDKQALRLRILAEGSRAAPDSLSIMALPDSPIKTPKDLEGKTINVNVLHNFQELALTQVLKANNVDPATIKYVQVTFQNIMPSWKGGQIDAAYLGEPMVTAATSSMGARKILDPASGPAAEFPISGYVSTQEWYDKNPKTAAAFQRAIHNAAKLMENNREVVAKVLPNFTQIDAATAATVVFPYFSSSDNPVRLQRVADWMWEAKWLTKEIDVKSLMSPTTSG from the coding sequence ATGAGGCTTGGCCGTTCCGCCAGAGCCGCCATCATCGGGTTCGCTTTGACGCTCGGCGCCGCGGCGTGCAGCACGGGCACCGAAACGACCGCCAGCGCGCCGCCCTCCGCCGCCGCCGCCGGCGCAGGCGCCGGTCTGGAGAAGACGAAGCTCAAGATCGCAACCCTGCCCGCCATCGACAGTGCCGCCATCTACGTCGCCATCGACCAGGGGTTGTTCGAGCAGGAGGGCCTGGACGTCACCCCCGAGGTCGTCCAGGCGGCTCCCGAGGCCATCCCCATGATGGTGAAGGGCGAGATCGACGCCATGTTCGGCAACTACGTGTCGATGTTCGCCGCCCATGACAAGCAGGCGCTGAGACTGCGCATCCTGGCCGAGGGCTCTCGCGCGGCCCCCGACTCGCTGAGCATCATGGCCCTGCCCGACTCCCCCATCAAGACGCCGAAGGACCTGGAAGGCAAGACGATCAACGTCAACGTCCTGCACAACTTCCAGGAGCTGGCGCTCACCCAGGTCCTCAAGGCCAACAACGTCGATCCGGCCACCATCAAGTACGTCCAGGTGACGTTCCAGAACATCATGCCCTCGTGGAAGGGCGGCCAGATCGACGCCGCCTACCTGGGCGAGCCCATGGTCACCGCCGCCACCTCCAGCATGGGCGCCCGCAAGATCCTCGACCCGGCCTCCGGCCCCGCCGCCGAGTTCCCCATCTCCGGCTACGTCAGCACGCAGGAGTGGTACGACAAGAACCCGAAGACGGCGGCCGCCTTCCAGCGGGCCATCCACAACGCGGCCAAGCTCATGGAGAACAACCGCGAGGTGGTGGCCAAGGTGCTGCCCAACTTCACGCAGATCGACGCCGCCACCGCGGCCACCGTGGTCTTCCCGTACTTCTCCAGCAGCGACAACCCGGTCCGCCTCCAGCGGGTGGCCGACTGGATGTGGGAAGCCAAGTGGCTGACGAAGGAGATCGACGTCAAGTCCCTCATGTCGCCCACCACGTCCGGGTGA
- a CDS encoding ABC transporter permease, which yields MSAQTLSRPRPASSASRWYRRAAGALAFAVLIELASRTGLADPEFLPPASEIVWRAGALLLDPGFGAHALTSLLAWAIGLCVAALLAVPLGLLLGSVPIIDAAMRSVVEFLRPIPSVALIPLVALVIGTGLQHRIALVVYASLWPILYNTMYGLRGVDPLAKESLRAYGFGPLSVLLRVSLPSSAPFITTGIRLAAGVALILTVSTEIVAGRGEGVGVFIFFAGIAVPARMTDILAGVFWVGMFGVVVNALLVAAERRAFRWHHAQLGERS from the coding sequence GTGAGCGCTCAGACCCTGTCCCGTCCCCGCCCGGCGTCCTCCGCATCCCGCTGGTACCGCCGGGCGGCCGGGGCTCTCGCCTTCGCCGTCCTCATCGAGCTGGCCAGCAGGACCGGGCTGGCAGACCCCGAGTTCCTGCCGCCCGCCTCCGAGATCGTCTGGCGGGCCGGCGCGCTGCTGCTCGATCCCGGCTTCGGCGCGCACGCCCTGACCAGCCTGCTCGCCTGGGCGATCGGGTTGTGCGTGGCGGCCCTGCTGGCCGTGCCGCTCGGCCTGCTGCTCGGCAGCGTGCCGATCATCGACGCGGCCATGCGCTCGGTCGTGGAGTTCCTGCGGCCGATCCCCTCCGTGGCGCTGATCCCGCTGGTCGCCCTGGTGATCGGCACGGGGCTGCAGCACCGGATCGCGCTGGTGGTCTACGCCTCGCTGTGGCCCATCCTCTACAACACGATGTACGGCCTGCGCGGCGTCGACCCCCTGGCCAAGGAGTCGCTGCGCGCCTACGGCTTCGGCCCCCTGTCGGTGCTGCTGCGCGTCTCGCTGCCGTCGTCGGCGCCCTTCATCACCACCGGCATCCGGCTGGCCGCCGGCGTGGCGCTCATCCTGACCGTCAGCACGGAGATCGTGGCCGGTCGCGGCGAGGGCGTCGGCGTGTTCATCTTCTTCGCCGGCATCGCCGTGCCCGCGCGCATGACCGACATCCTGGCCGGGGTGTTCTGGGTCGGCATGTTCGGCGTCGTGGTGAACGCGCTGCTGGTGGCCGCCGAGCGGCGGGCGTTCCGCTGGCACCACGCGCAGCTGGGAGAGCGCTCATGA
- a CDS encoding sensor histidine kinase: protein MRSRLIALIVVPTAVAVGLGGLNVVTSLSDANTYQTLREVAELSEQLGAVTHELSFERDETALFIAQGRPKDREGQLGTTHSQVNNLIEDAKQRALALSETHAEAVRPVLRRLEEIPTLRETAVNGKIQPLPMIQKYSQIIARLLQFHDQVGQVAVDDQVADSASAMAAISRAKEQASKQRGILASALDKRGFDSGELDALTDAKSREESEETLFGVLADLDQLELYRNTVVGRDVDQTDLFRLRAMAQSAEGKELSIGVRPDRDVATWFEVSTGKIDALRTVEKELSSSVILRARALEEAANRSALISGVLILILLIVVIAIISLIARSLIRPLRRLRREALDIAGQRLPETVQQLRESGDGTVGPVVPIGVDTHDEIGEVARAFDEVHREAVRLAGEESRLRSNVNAMFVNLSRRSQTLVERQITLIDGLEQGEQDEQRLGNLFKLDHLATRMRRNSENLLVLAGQDPPRRWSQPVKLVDVARASLSEVESYERVVLQVPDGVSVAGQAVNDVIHLLAELVENALSFSPRETRVTVSGSRIDGGGVMLSITDSGIGMTQEELVQANERLMEAPSVDVSVSRRMGLFVVARLAHRHGIRVQLRPHASGGLTAMVLIPENMLGSQAPNFAGMPSFSGNQPPSFSENQPPSFSGDQPSSFGDQPPAFAGAAAGGPGGPGGEPYSGPHPAPPATDWPQQTFQMGPGHPSFPSNPEAGGNWGSAGSPWQPDPSAWPPEPRSGFQSGDVWSPPRGPAWNGERGLPKRPVPAPPPGGWSQDTNPPQRPGFDFQDTGSEPGASPMPAAPPASAGDDYLPIFAAVESAWFGRDANGASWGSSKSDAGWSAAEAVVEPVRDGATAAGLPKRVPKANLVPGSADASASPQGVMPLPSVSPDRVRNRLSSFQQGFRAARDDISEGRALPPSGQKQSEREEGGV from the coding sequence GTGCGGTCGCGCCTCATCGCGCTGATCGTCGTTCCGACGGCCGTCGCCGTGGGCCTGGGCGGGCTGAACGTCGTCACCTCACTCAGTGACGCCAACACGTACCAGACCCTCAGAGAGGTCGCCGAGCTCAGCGAGCAGCTCGGAGCCGTCACGCACGAGCTGTCCTTCGAACGTGACGAGACCGCGCTCTTCATCGCCCAGGGGCGGCCGAAAGACCGCGAGGGGCAGCTCGGCACCACCCACAGCCAGGTGAACAACCTCATCGAGGACGCCAAGCAGCGCGCGCTCGCGCTCAGCGAGACCCACGCCGAGGCCGTACGGCCGGTGCTGCGCCGGCTGGAGGAGATCCCGACGCTGCGCGAGACGGCCGTCAACGGCAAGATCCAGCCGCTGCCGATGATCCAGAAGTACTCGCAGATCATCGCGCGGCTGCTGCAGTTCCACGACCAGGTCGGCCAGGTGGCGGTGGACGACCAGGTGGCCGACAGCGCCAGCGCCATGGCCGCCATCTCGCGGGCCAAGGAGCAGGCCTCCAAGCAGCGCGGCATCCTGGCCAGCGCGCTGGACAAGCGGGGGTTCGACAGCGGCGAGCTCGACGCGCTCACCGACGCCAAGTCGCGCGAGGAGAGCGAGGAGACGCTGTTCGGCGTCCTGGCCGACCTCGACCAGCTCGAGCTCTACCGCAACACCGTCGTGGGCAGGGACGTCGACCAGACCGACCTGTTCCGGCTGCGCGCCATGGCGCAGTCGGCCGAGGGCAAGGAGCTGAGCATCGGCGTACGGCCGGACCGGGACGTGGCCACCTGGTTCGAGGTCAGCACCGGCAAGATCGACGCGCTGCGGACCGTGGAGAAGGAGCTGTCCTCCTCCGTCATCCTGCGCGCCCGCGCCCTGGAGGAGGCCGCCAACCGCTCGGCGCTGATCTCCGGCGTGCTCATCCTGATCCTGCTGATCGTGGTGATCGCGATCATCTCGCTCATCGCCCGCTCGCTCATCAGGCCGCTGCGCCGGCTGCGCCGCGAGGCGCTCGACATCGCCGGGCAGCGCCTGCCGGAGACCGTGCAGCAGCTCCGCGAGAGCGGTGACGGCACGGTCGGCCCGGTCGTGCCGATAGGCGTGGACACTCACGACGAGATCGGCGAGGTGGCGCGGGCCTTCGACGAGGTCCACCGCGAGGCGGTCCGCCTGGCCGGCGAGGAGTCCAGGCTGCGCTCCAACGTCAACGCGATGTTCGTGAACCTGTCGCGGCGCAGCCAGACGCTGGTGGAGCGGCAGATCACCCTGATCGACGGCCTGGAGCAGGGCGAGCAGGACGAGCAGCGGCTGGGCAACCTGTTCAAGCTGGACCACCTGGCCACCCGCATGCGCCGCAACAGCGAGAACCTGCTGGTCCTGGCCGGCCAGGACCCGCCGCGCCGCTGGAGCCAGCCGGTCAAGCTGGTCGACGTGGCCAGGGCGTCGCTGTCGGAGGTCGAGAGCTACGAGCGGGTCGTGCTCCAGGTCCCCGACGGGGTGTCGGTGGCGGGGCAGGCCGTCAACGACGTCATCCACCTGCTCGCCGAGCTGGTCGAGAACGCGCTGTCGTTCTCCCCGCGCGAGACCAGGGTGACGGTGTCCGGCAGCCGGATCGACGGCGGCGGGGTGATGCTGTCGATCACCGACTCCGGCATCGGCATGACGCAGGAGGAGCTGGTCCAGGCCAACGAGCGCCTGATGGAGGCGCCCAGCGTGGACGTGTCCGTCTCGCGGCGCATGGGCCTGTTCGTGGTCGCCAGGCTGGCGCACCGGCACGGCATCCGCGTCCAGCTCCGCCCGCACGCCTCAGGCGGGCTGACCGCGATGGTGCTGATCCCGGAGAACATGCTGGGCTCCCAGGCCCCGAACTTCGCCGGGATGCCGTCGTTCTCCGGCAACCAGCCCCCGTCCTTCTCCGAGAACCAGCCCCCGTCCTTCTCCGGTGACCAGCCTTCGTCGTTCGGCGATCAGCCGCCGGCCTTCGCGGGCGCGGCGGCGGGTGGTCCCGGCGGGCCGGGCGGCGAGCCGTACTCGGGGCCGCATCCCGCCCCACCGGCCACCGACTGGCCGCAGCAGACTTTCCAGATGGGCCCGGGACACCCGTCGTTCCCGTCGAACCCGGAGGCCGGCGGCAACTGGGGGAGCGCGGGCTCGCCCTGGCAGCCGGATCCGTCCGCCTGGCCGCCCGAGCCGCGCAGCGGCTTCCAGAGCGGCGACGTCTGGAGCCCGCCCCGCGGCCCGGCCTGGAACGGCGAGCGCGGCCTGCCCAAGCGACCCGTCCCCGCGCCGCCGCCAGGCGGCTGGAGCCAGGACACCAACCCGCCGCAGCGACCCGGGTTCGACTTCCAGGACACCGGGTCCGAGCCAGGCGCCAGCCCCATGCCGGCGGCACCGCCCGCGTCCGCCGGCGACGACTACCTGCCGATCTTCGCCGCCGTGGAGTCGGCCTGGTTCGGCCGCGACGCGAACGGCGCGAGCTGGGGCTCCTCGAAGTCGGACGCGGGCTGGAGCGCGGCGGAGGCAGTGGTGGAACCGGTACGTGACGGCGCGACGGCGGCGGGCCTGCCCAAACGGGTGCCCAAGGCCAACCTGGTGCCCGGCTCGGCCGACGCCTCCGCCTCCCCGCAAGGGGTGATGCCGCTGCCCTCGGTCTCCCCCGACCGGGTGCGCAACCGGCTGTCCAGCTTCCAGCAGGGCTTCAGGGCGGCCCGCGACGACATCAGCGAGGGCAGGGCGCTCCCGCCTTCCGGCCAGAAACAGAGTGAGAGAGAGGAGGGCGGCGTATGA
- a CDS encoding roadblock/LC7 domain-containing protein, giving the protein MNDLSHAARGVDWLITDFVSTVPGVAHAVVVSSDGLPLAASAGFPADRADQLAAIASGLVSLTQGAARVFEGGAVNQTIVEMQRGLMLIMSISDGSCLAVLAAPDCDMGLVAYQMTLMVDRAGQVLTPAVRAELRASQTR; this is encoded by the coding sequence ATGAACGACCTCAGCCACGCGGCACGCGGCGTCGACTGGCTGATCACGGACTTCGTCAGCACGGTCCCCGGCGTGGCGCACGCGGTGGTCGTCTCGTCCGACGGGCTGCCGCTGGCGGCTTCGGCGGGTTTTCCGGCTGATCGGGCGGATCAGCTCGCGGCGATCGCGTCGGGTCTGGTGAGCCTGACGCAGGGTGCGGCCAGGGTGTTCGAGGGTGGTGCGGTCAATCAGACGATCGTGGAGATGCAGCGCGGTCTGATGTTGATCATGTCGATCAGTGATGGTTCGTGCTTGGCGGTGCTGGCGGCGCCGGACTGTGACATGGGTCTGGTGGCGTATCAGATGACGCTGATGGTCGATCGCGCCGGTCAGGTGCTGACTCCGGCTGTGCGCGCCGAGCTGCGTGCCAGCCAGACCAGGTGA
- a CDS encoding DUF742 domain-containing protein — translation MYVTDPRWNSGGWAPPPQPQSQSQLNPDPASPVRPYAVTGGRTAPRVKLAMEALVSSATAEQREFSHITPEYQAISQLCRQVRSVAEVSALLRIPLGVVRVLIADMAAEGLVRVHQPQLDAGRPDVNLLERVLSGLRRL, via the coding sequence ATGTACGTGACAGACCCGAGATGGAACAGCGGCGGTTGGGCCCCTCCGCCTCAACCCCAGTCCCAGTCGCAGCTGAATCCCGACCCCGCATCGCCCGTCCGCCCGTACGCGGTGACAGGTGGACGGACGGCACCGCGGGTCAAGCTGGCGATGGAGGCCCTGGTGTCCTCGGCGACCGCCGAGCAGCGGGAGTTCTCCCACATCACGCCGGAGTACCAGGCGATCAGCCAACTGTGCCGGCAGGTCCGGTCCGTGGCAGAGGTGTCGGCCCTGCTGCGGATCCCGCTCGGCGTGGTGCGGGTGCTGATCGCTGACATGGCCGCCGAAGGTCTGGTCCGCGTGCATCAGCCACAGCTGGACGCCGGCAGGCCGGACGTAAATCTGCTCGAAAGGGTGCTCAGTGGACTTCGCAGGCTCTAG